From Pirellulales bacterium, a single genomic window includes:
- a CDS encoding efflux RND transporter permease subunit: MIAKLIHWSVNNPLIVVLLTVALAVAGGYAFSRVNVEAYPDPAPAIVEVIAQYHGRSAEEMERQVTIPLEVALSGMPGLKYIRSKSLFGLSYINTQFEYGFDYKAARQEVINRMQIADLPQEVTPQISPRSPIGEILRYAVVGPKDAHGNSIYSLSDLRALQNWTLEREFRRIPGIADVVSSGGLIKRYEVQPDPDRMKRYGITLEQLQNAIAKSNDNVSGDYLIQGETAAVVRGLGLIGRGRDPMQRILTMNNAEEAARYLREEEQRRLRQIREIVLASTNNLPVRVGDIVEGGPLKPGERDSTQGVVVSNQTRLGKVALSRPEEDEHGRVLDAQGNTIWDDEDEVVQGLVLLRKGSESLPALELVQAKIDELNTTPGRLPPGVRIEPFYDRADLINATTETVEENLIVGILLVSVILLMFLSNVRSALIIALNLPLALLFAFGALYARNESANLLSIGAVDFGIIVDSTVIMVENIYRVLSSGKYANLPLKDRIVRAAHEVERSLLFSTLIMVCALLPLFTMKGAEGQLFRPMAETYAFALAGALLLAVTIAPVLCLLLFKNLKPARDNWLVTFLKRGYLKQLERLLNNRALAVGGFSGLIVLTALLLPNLGREFIPPLEEGHIWIRGIFPVSISLDQTSEQARLARAILRQYPEVNSVVCQLGRPDSGVDPTGFYSAEFFVPLKPQPEWPAEVKREGWLAGMRKRTKPELVAEISAELNEAIPGVNWNFSQVIRDNVLEVLSGVQGENSVKIIGNDLDELEDIGHEVVSALSGVPGVKDVGLYRIRGQCNIELPIDRQKCSLWNISVADVHNVIQTAIGGKTVSQMVEGEKSFDITIRWPLRLREDESDILDIPVDVTSHQVTLNTQGGTQSTPVSGAQVGIASKGSSTSLPTPTGSIRGSTSLESMTTPRERLGDLITPLGETADDRLDPEGQFVRPGASTIAREEGSRLVAVKFGVRGRDLAGAVADAQARVNPLIPKGYRAEWSGEFQQMQEGEHRLMIIAPLSLALVFLLLYLAFRSLLDALVVLANVLALSLGGIWALFLTGTNFSIAAAVGFTSIFGVAIMDGLLLVSSFNQLRHEGLPLRAAIMQGAERRVRPVMMTALTAIFGLLPAAVSTKIGAQSQKPLAIVVVGSMLATLLLTRYLMPILYSFYGHRDPPDTGGGFSHE; this comes from the coding sequence ATGATCGCCAAACTCATTCACTGGTCCGTCAACAACCCACTGATCGTGGTGCTGTTGACCGTGGCGCTAGCGGTAGCCGGCGGGTATGCGTTCAGCCGCGTCAATGTCGAGGCTTATCCTGACCCGGCCCCCGCGATCGTCGAGGTGATTGCGCAATACCACGGGCGCTCGGCCGAAGAGATGGAACGGCAGGTCACGATTCCGCTCGAAGTGGCCCTCTCCGGCATGCCCGGCTTGAAGTACATCCGCAGCAAATCGTTGTTCGGTCTGTCGTACATCAATACGCAGTTCGAATACGGCTTCGATTACAAGGCGGCCCGGCAGGAAGTCATCAACCGGATGCAGATCGCGGACCTGCCGCAAGAGGTAACGCCGCAAATCTCGCCCCGCTCGCCGATCGGCGAGATTTTGCGTTACGCGGTCGTCGGACCGAAGGACGCGCACGGCAACAGCATCTATTCGCTGAGCGACTTGCGCGCATTGCAGAACTGGACGTTAGAACGCGAGTTCCGCCGCATACCCGGCATTGCCGACGTCGTCAGCTCGGGCGGGCTGATCAAGCGCTACGAAGTCCAGCCCGACCCCGACCGTATGAAGCGGTACGGCATCACGCTGGAACAATTGCAAAACGCGATTGCCAAAAGCAACGATAACGTCAGCGGCGATTACTTGATCCAGGGGGAAACGGCAGCGGTCGTGCGCGGCTTGGGATTGATCGGTCGGGGTCGCGATCCGATGCAGCGCATCCTGACGATGAATAACGCCGAAGAGGCGGCCCGCTACCTGCGCGAGGAGGAGCAGCGTCGACTGCGGCAAATCCGCGAGATCGTGTTGGCATCGACGAATAACCTCCCCGTCCGAGTGGGGGACATCGTCGAAGGGGGACCGCTCAAGCCCGGCGAACGGGATTCGACGCAAGGCGTCGTCGTCAGCAATCAAACCCGCCTGGGCAAGGTCGCCCTCAGCCGTCCTGAGGAAGACGAGCACGGTCGAGTCCTGGACGCGCAGGGCAACACGATCTGGGACGACGAGGACGAAGTCGTGCAGGGCCTCGTCCTATTGCGAAAAGGGTCCGAGTCGTTGCCGGCGCTGGAACTGGTGCAGGCCAAAATCGACGAACTGAATACGACTCCTGGTCGATTGCCGCCGGGGGTCCGAATCGAACCATTTTACGATCGCGCGGACTTGATCAATGCCACGACCGAAACGGTCGAAGAGAATCTGATCGTCGGTATCTTGCTGGTCAGCGTGATCTTGCTAATGTTTCTCAGCAATGTCCGCAGCGCGCTGATCATCGCGTTGAATCTGCCACTCGCACTGCTGTTCGCTTTCGGAGCGTTGTACGCGCGGAACGAGTCGGCGAATCTGCTCTCGATCGGCGCTGTCGACTTCGGCATCATCGTCGACTCGACCGTTATCATGGTCGAGAATATCTATCGCGTCCTCAGCTCGGGCAAGTACGCCAATCTGCCTCTTAAAGATCGTATTGTTCGCGCGGCGCACGAGGTCGAACGGAGCTTACTCTTCTCGACCTTGATCATGGTTTGTGCTCTGCTTCCCTTGTTCACGATGAAAGGGGCCGAAGGGCAGCTCTTCCGGCCGATGGCGGAAACGTACGCCTTTGCTCTGGCGGGCGCATTGCTGTTGGCCGTCACCATCGCGCCGGTGCTGTGCTTGCTGTTGTTCAAGAACCTGAAGCCGGCCCGCGACAATTGGCTGGTTACGTTTCTTAAGCGTGGCTACCTGAAGCAACTGGAAAGGCTGTTGAACAACCGCGCCCTGGCTGTCGGCGGCTTTTCCGGATTGATCGTCCTCACGGCGCTTTTGCTGCCGAACCTGGGGCGCGAGTTTATTCCCCCGTTGGAAGAGGGGCACATCTGGATTCGCGGTATTTTCCCGGTCAGCATCTCGCTCGATCAGACCTCGGAGCAGGCACGCTTGGCACGGGCCATCCTGCGCCAGTATCCCGAGGTCAATTCAGTCGTTTGCCAATTAGGACGCCCTGATTCTGGCGTCGATCCCACAGGCTTCTACAGCGCCGAATTCTTCGTTCCGCTCAAGCCGCAGCCCGAGTGGCCCGCAGAAGTCAAACGCGAAGGCTGGCTGGCCGGCATGCGCAAACGTACCAAGCCCGAACTGGTCGCGGAAATCAGTGCCGAACTCAATGAAGCGATCCCCGGCGTGAACTGGAATTTCTCGCAAGTCATTCGCGACAACGTCTTGGAAGTCCTCTCGGGCGTGCAGGGCGAAAACTCGGTCAAGATCATCGGCAACGATCTCGACGAGCTCGAGGATATCGGCCATGAGGTGGTCTCGGCCCTCAGCGGTGTCCCGGGCGTGAAGGACGTCGGCCTGTATCGCATTCGCGGGCAGTGCAATATCGAGTTGCCCATCGATCGCCAAAAGTGCTCGCTGTGGAACATCAGCGTGGCCGACGTTCACAACGTGATTCAAACCGCGATCGGCGGCAAAACTGTCTCGCAGATGGTCGAAGGAGAAAAGTCCTTCGATATCACGATCCGCTGGCCTTTGCGGTTGCGCGAAGACGAGAGCGATATTCTCGACATCCCGGTCGATGTCACTAGTCACCAGGTGACTCTGAACACGCAGGGGGGCACGCAATCCACGCCGGTTTCGGGAGCCCAGGTCGGCATCGCGTCGAAGGGCTCGAGCACGTCGCTGCCAACACCCACGGGCAGCATCCGCGGTTCCACGTCGCTGGAATCGATGACCACGCCCCGTGAGCGGTTGGGCGATTTGATTACGCCGCTAGGCGAGACTGCCGACGATCGGCTCGATCCCGAGGGACAGTTCGTACGCCCGGGGGCTTCGACGATCGCCCGCGAAGAAGGAAGCCGGCTGGTGGCCGTGAAATTCGGTGTGCGCGGGCGCGACTTGGCCGGCGCGGTCGCTGACGCGCAGGCCAGGGTCAACCCGCTCATCCCCAAGGGCTATCGCGCCGAGTGGAGCGGTGAATTCCAGCAGATGCAAGAAGGCGAACACCGCTTGATGATCATTGCGCCGTTGTCTTTGGCGCTCGTGTTCCTCTTGCTGTACCTCGCCTTCCGGTCACTCCTCGATGCGTTGGTCGTGCTGGCGAATGTGCTGGCCCTGTCGCTCGGAGGTATTTGGGCCCTGTTTCTGACGGGTACGAATTTCAGTATCGCCGCGGCCGTCGGTTTCACGTCGATCTTCGGCGTCGCGATCATGGACGGCCTGCTGTTGGTCTCCAGCTTCAACCAGCTTCGTCACGAAGGACTGCCGCTGCGGGCAGCCATCATGCAGGGGGCCGAGCGCCGTGTGCGGCCGGTGATGATGACGGCGCTGACGGCCATTTTTGGACTGTTGCCAGCCGCCGTCTCGACGAAGATCGGCGCGCAATCGCAGAAACCATTGGCGATCGTCGTCGTCGGCAGCATGCTAGCGACGCTGCTGCTCACTCGCTATCTGATGCCCATCCTGTACAGCTTCTATGGGCATCGCGATCCGCCGGATACCGGAGGCGGTTTCTCGCACGAATAG
- a CDS encoding efflux RND transporter periplasmic adaptor subunit — MVSRALKKQAQRFSGLLLAVAIVVVGWLVFDRWLKPTPADDNASRETVAADRDSNGVPTSIEIPRQVAELNHMAIAVAQRPTRERELELRGELAIDFNKLVHVHALFPGRIVDLGTVEDPDNPRSRDGQGKRPIGFMDHVAKDQPMAVMWSKDFGEKKSELVDALANLRLDQEAYERVKALDTRGATSETAVREAERNVATGEIAVKKAVLTLRSWQVPEEVIDHVKQEVESIRNHQDTGKKEDAEWARVEIKAPIEGTLVEKNINIGDIVDTTTDLFKIADLSVLTLWLHAYEEDLPYLERLPKPIPVRIRLPANPEVGELPAGIESIGDIINPLEHMAVLVGHVDNTAGDLRAGQFVTARVSLAPEEGIVEIPTRALVQDGTESVVFIQENPNEYRFQPRRVSVARKYNDVVYIRSQLNDEQRATGARELHEGDRVAASETVQLQAALRQRQLTATEAKPSVHPTAARP, encoded by the coding sequence ATGGTCTCTCGCGCACTCAAAAAACAAGCGCAGCGATTCAGCGGCCTGCTGTTGGCCGTCGCGATCGTCGTTGTTGGTTGGTTGGTCTTCGACCGCTGGTTAAAACCTACGCCGGCAGACGATAACGCGTCGCGCGAAACTGTCGCGGCCGATCGCGACTCGAACGGGGTTCCGACCTCGATCGAGATTCCGCGCCAGGTTGCCGAGCTGAATCACATGGCGATCGCCGTCGCGCAACGTCCGACGCGCGAGCGTGAATTAGAGTTGCGCGGTGAGCTGGCGATTGACTTCAATAAGCTGGTCCACGTTCATGCGCTGTTCCCGGGACGGATCGTCGACCTAGGCACGGTCGAAGACCCTGACAACCCTCGCTCCCGCGACGGCCAAGGAAAGCGGCCCATCGGCTTCATGGATCATGTCGCTAAGGATCAGCCAATGGCCGTCATGTGGAGCAAGGACTTCGGCGAGAAGAAGAGCGAGTTGGTCGACGCCTTGGCAAATTTGCGCCTCGACCAGGAAGCCTACGAACGGGTCAAGGCGCTCGACACCCGTGGCGCCACGTCCGAGACCGCGGTGCGCGAGGCTGAGCGAAACGTTGCCACGGGCGAGATCGCGGTCAAGAAGGCCGTGTTGACGCTGCGCTCCTGGCAGGTGCCCGAGGAAGTGATCGACCACGTCAAACAGGAAGTCGAGAGCATTCGCAATCATCAGGACACCGGCAAGAAGGAAGACGCCGAATGGGCCCGCGTCGAAATCAAGGCGCCGATCGAAGGGACCCTGGTCGAAAAGAATATCAACATCGGTGACATCGTCGACACGACGACCGATCTGTTCAAGATCGCGGACCTCAGCGTGCTGACGCTGTGGTTGCACGCGTACGAAGAGGACTTACCCTACCTGGAGCGATTGCCCAAACCGATCCCGGTCCGCATCCGCCTGCCGGCGAATCCGGAAGTGGGCGAGCTACCGGCCGGTATCGAGAGCATCGGGGACATTATCAACCCGCTCGAGCACATGGCGGTGCTGGTCGGGCATGTCGACAACACGGCGGGGGACCTGCGCGCGGGACAATTCGTGACGGCCCGCGTGTCGCTCGCCCCGGAAGAAGGAATCGTCGAGATTCCCACGCGGGCCCTGGTGCAAGACGGCACCGAGAGTGTCGTGTTCATCCAGGAAAACCCCAACGAGTACCGCTTTCAGCCGCGCCGCGTTTCGGTCGCGCGAAAATACAATGACGTGGTGTACATCCGCAGCCAGTTGAACGACGAGCAACGGGCAACCGGCGCCCGCGAGTTGCACGAAGGGGACCGCGTCGCGGCCAGTGAGACCGTGCAATTGCAGGCGGCGCTGCGTCAGCGGCAACTCACCGCCACCGAAGCGAAGCCGTCCGTCCATCCGACTGCGGCACGGCCGTAG
- a CDS encoding NUDIX domain-containing protein: protein MVEVSTEHVLVVPTELFHRLGHFQGFSPDAPRYLVELLKPAHTSYRPRGEMEEDPSFKQLIPYCIFRHKGADGRDMVFAYTRGKGQGEGRLRSKRSVGIGGHISSDDIHAGDNVYQEGMRRELAEEVFIDTEYTERCVGLINDDQSPVGQVHLGVVHLFDVASPDVRPRESELIECGFCPVEELLADLSGFETWSQYCLQALFGTR from the coding sequence ATGGTCGAAGTTTCGACGGAGCACGTGTTGGTTGTGCCGACCGAGTTATTCCACCGTCTCGGCCACTTCCAGGGCTTTTCGCCTGACGCCCCGCGCTATCTGGTCGAACTTCTGAAGCCGGCCCATACCAGCTACCGGCCACGCGGCGAAATGGAAGAAGACCCCTCGTTCAAGCAGTTGATCCCTTACTGCATCTTTCGCCACAAGGGCGCGGACGGCCGAGATATGGTCTTCGCGTACACGCGCGGCAAGGGGCAAGGCGAAGGACGTCTGCGCAGCAAACGGAGCGTAGGAATCGGCGGCCACATCTCGTCGGACGACATTCACGCCGGCGACAATGTTTATCAAGAAGGGATGCGCCGCGAGTTGGCCGAAGAGGTATTCATCGACACCGAGTATACGGAACGCTGCGTCGGCCTTATCAATGACGACCAATCGCCAGTTGGTCAGGTTCACTTGGGCGTAGTCCATCTGTTCGACGTCGCGTCGCCCGACGTCCGTCCGCGCGAAAGCGAACTGATCGAGTGCGGATTCTGTCCGGTCGAAGAATTATTGGCCGACCTGAGCGGTTTCGAAACGTGGTCGCAGTATTGTCTGCAGGCGCTGTTCGGCACGCGTTAA
- the queA gene encoding tRNA preQ1(34) S-adenosylmethionine ribosyltransferase-isomerase QueA produces MSELSRYDYELPRDLISQRPLSHRADARLMVVDRANQSLTHSHVRDLPTLLAPNDCLVINETRVVPARLVGTRAATGGAWEGLFLDQQPPNLWRLLAKTRGKPAVGERIILNDRSAHPEIALRLVERLPGGVWIVQAESDEPTFGLLERVGRVPLPHYIRGGNMTDDDRQTYQTVFARKAGSVAAPTAGLHFSEALLSQIEAAGIGICRLVLHVGLDTFRPIAVESLAEHAMHTERGAIDESAVAKIRAARAAGGRVVAVGTTSTRVLETAAQSGELQPWSGATDLFIRPPYKFHAVDVLMTNFHLPRTTLLVLVHTFGGAELLKRAYEEAIRERYRFYSYGDAMLIV; encoded by the coding sequence ATGTCCGAGTTGTCTCGCTATGACTATGAGCTGCCGAGGGATTTGATCTCGCAGCGTCCTCTATCTCACCGTGCCGACGCACGATTGATGGTGGTTGATCGCGCGAACCAGTCGCTTACGCACTCGCATGTTCGCGATTTGCCGACATTGCTGGCGCCAAACGATTGCCTGGTGATCAACGAGACGCGCGTCGTCCCGGCCCGCCTGGTTGGTACGCGCGCCGCGACGGGGGGCGCCTGGGAAGGTCTGTTCCTCGATCAACAGCCGCCGAACTTGTGGCGATTGCTGGCCAAGACGCGCGGTAAGCCCGCGGTCGGCGAACGGATCATTCTTAACGATCGGTCGGCACATCCGGAAATCGCGCTCCGTCTCGTCGAGCGGTTGCCCGGTGGGGTGTGGATCGTGCAGGCTGAATCGGACGAGCCGACGTTCGGGCTTCTCGAGCGCGTGGGACGCGTGCCACTGCCGCATTACATTCGTGGCGGCAATATGACCGACGACGATCGGCAAACCTATCAAACAGTTTTCGCCCGTAAGGCAGGATCAGTGGCTGCGCCAACGGCAGGCCTGCATTTCAGCGAAGCGCTGCTTAGCCAGATCGAGGCCGCGGGTATCGGCATTTGCCGGCTGGTGCTGCACGTCGGACTGGATACGTTCCGCCCGATCGCGGTCGAATCGCTGGCCGAACACGCGATGCACACCGAGCGCGGCGCGATCGACGAATCGGCCGTCGCCAAGATTCGCGCCGCCCGCGCCGCGGGGGGGCGCGTGGTCGCGGTTGGCACGACCAGCACGCGCGTCCTGGAAACCGCAGCCCAATCGGGAGAGCTGCAACCGTGGAGCGGCGCGACCGATCTGTTTATCCGCCCGCCGTACAAGTTCCACGCGGTCGACGTTCTGATGACGAATTTCCATCTGCCGCGGACCACGCTATTGGTGCTGGTCCACACGTTTGGCGGGGCCGAGCTGCTAAAGCGCGCCTACGAGGAAGCGATTCGCGAGCGATATCGCTTTTACAGCTACGGCGACGCGATGCTGATCGTTTGA
- a CDS encoding glycosyltransferase family 4 protein, translated as MKQKIASPSRGSSQSGPDGRIRLACVITDLEVGGAERALVELATRLDRGVFDVRVWGISPATEDDERSLLPVLQAANIPAETLDADTLRAAPRVVRALANAWRDWRPDVVQTFLFHANILGRLAAWRARVPHVVSGIRVAERRGRWRLQLDRWTDRLVERHVCVSQSVADFSHTIGGLSAAKLLVIPNGVDIARYATAHPVEPSELGLPAGRRWITYIGRLDRQKGLAWLIEQTPTWFAAHPQHDLLLVGDGAERAELTQLISRVAPPGRVHLVGWQSNVPGILRASDLMVLPSRWEGMPNVVLEAMAAGRSVLAADVEGVRELLGSAAGPQIAHLEDTNDWGAKLTHLLADPQLAAELGAGNQARARDHFSLEASVLAYASLYTKLVGASNAPASTSDLA; from the coding sequence GTGAAGCAAAAGATCGCCAGTCCCTCACGCGGCTCGTCGCAGAGCGGCCCTGACGGCCGAATCCGATTGGCCTGTGTCATTACCGATCTCGAGGTCGGCGGGGCCGAACGCGCGCTGGTGGAACTTGCGACGCGACTCGATCGCGGCGTCTTCGACGTCCGCGTGTGGGGCATTTCGCCGGCGACCGAAGATGACGAGCGATCGCTGTTGCCGGTGTTGCAGGCCGCGAATATTCCCGCCGAGACTCTTGATGCCGACACCCTGCGCGCCGCGCCGCGAGTCGTACGCGCACTGGCAAATGCTTGGCGCGACTGGCGGCCTGACGTCGTGCAAACGTTTCTGTTCCATGCAAACATTCTGGGACGTCTGGCGGCGTGGCGTGCGCGTGTTCCGCATGTGGTTTCCGGCATTCGCGTGGCCGAGCGGCGCGGCCGATGGCGATTGCAACTCGACCGCTGGACGGATCGGCTGGTCGAGCGTCACGTTTGCGTCAGCCAGAGCGTGGCGGATTTCTCGCACACCATCGGCGGACTGTCTGCCGCGAAGCTGTTGGTCATTCCCAACGGTGTTGATATCGCGCGTTATGCGACGGCACATCCCGTCGAACCGAGTGAATTGGGCCTGCCCGCCGGACGGCGTTGGATCACTTACATCGGACGGCTCGATCGACAGAAGGGGCTCGCCTGGCTTATCGAGCAAACGCCTACCTGGTTCGCCGCGCATCCGCAGCACGATTTGTTATTGGTCGGTGATGGCGCCGAGCGAGCCGAACTGACTCAGTTAATATCGCGCGTCGCGCCCCCGGGGCGTGTGCATCTGGTGGGTTGGCAAAGCAACGTGCCGGGCATTCTCAGGGCAAGCGATCTGATGGTGTTGCCGTCGCGCTGGGAGGGAATGCCGAACGTCGTGCTCGAAGCGATGGCCGCGGGCCGATCTGTGCTGGCCGCGGACGTCGAGGGAGTGCGTGAACTGCTCGGATCGGCCGCGGGGCCGCAGATCGCGCATCTCGAAGATACAAACGACTGGGGCGCGAAGCTGACACACTTGTTGGCAGACCCGCAGCTAGCAGCCGAACTAGGCGCCGGCAATCAGGCACGGGCGCGCGACCATTTTTCCCTCGAAGCGAGCGTGCTAGCATACGCGTCGCTTTATACAAAGCTCGTTGGTGCGTCCAACGCGCCAGCATCAACCAGCGATCTAGCTTGA
- the rsmH gene encoding 16S rRNA (cytosine(1402)-N(4))-methyltransferase RsmH: MPPRSEHVPVLLAEVLEGLDPQSGQTFVDGTLGGGGHTRAIAERVGPTGLVVSFDRDPAAIDAGRESLAGLPVRVVHANYRDIKQVLAELEVSQVNGVLLDVGLSSDQLADRLRGFSFEADGELDLRFDTSEGEPASSLVNRLKETALADLIFQLGEERFSRRIARRIVEQRQKQRIETASELAEIVRRCVPRSADTRRIDPATRTFQALRIAVNDELGALDQALADVPDCLAPGGRMAVISFHSLEDRRVKEAFRGDERWERLTKKPLRASEREAADNPRSRSAKLRIAARRA; encoded by the coding sequence ATGCCTCCGCGCTCCGAACATGTGCCGGTCTTGCTCGCCGAGGTTCTCGAAGGGCTCGATCCGCAATCGGGACAAACCTTTGTCGATGGCACGCTGGGCGGCGGCGGCCACACGCGCGCGATTGCCGAGCGAGTCGGGCCGACAGGCCTGGTCGTGTCGTTCGACCGTGATCCCGCGGCCATCGACGCGGGACGCGAGAGTCTGGCAGGCTTGCCGGTGCGGGTGGTGCATGCGAATTACCGTGACATTAAGCAGGTGCTGGCCGAGCTGGAAGTCTCGCAGGTCAACGGCGTGCTGTTGGACGTGGGATTGTCGAGCGATCAACTGGCGGACCGCTTGCGAGGCTTCAGCTTCGAGGCTGACGGAGAGCTCGACCTGAGGTTCGATACAAGCGAGGGAGAGCCGGCAAGCTCGCTGGTGAATCGACTGAAAGAGACGGCCCTGGCCGACCTGATATTTCAACTGGGTGAAGAACGATTCAGCCGACGAATTGCGCGGCGCATCGTAGAGCAGCGACAGAAACAGCGCATCGAAACGGCAAGCGAACTGGCCGAAATCGTGCGACGGTGCGTACCACGTTCGGCCGACACGCGACGTATCGATCCGGCGACGCGCACGTTTCAAGCCTTGCGCATCGCGGTGAATGACGAACTGGGGGCGCTTGATCAGGCGCTGGCGGACGTGCCGGATTGCCTAGCGCCGGGAGGACGAATGGCGGTGATCAGTTTTCACTCGCTCGAAGATCGGCGCGTGAAAGAGGCGTTTCGCGGCGACGAACGTTGGGAACGATTGACCAAGAAACCGCTCCGCGCGAGCGAACGAGAAGCCGCCGACAACCCACGATCACGGAGCGCAAAACTGCGCATCGCAGCGCGCCGGGCTTAA
- a CDS encoding LysM peptidoglycan-binding domain-containing protein, which produces MTEDLKQHDADIVDDADSDNPATNAALGREVRFGISLLALLLAMLGAALYVKLGTPGLPWARHEVAAADGSEPAGEPPATEPAQASAEPEMPSAPPTPAQEETSSTKPLWENDRYAGRGEAQPPADAPLAVGEQAPAADEIPPAEMPAAPALNPFAVVDSAAQGPIDQVSAETEATPEEAIPQQGPESEAPAFAAPRMVAEERTREAEEPAEMQPETELPADAPAEGGPLVPHDAGAVQHAAGQQPTLAEPRNAPYGRPGARDRYANAPPPHSNMQGVPAEDSLRASPSVEHTPLHNPLAQRWNSPGAAPADDPYSTPLERELQNARTPGHTGQPQHTPPPAGMSELDAPAAEFAAPQDDISRHQHHPAHVPTPDGTYAVVPNDSFWTISQKVYCTGGYFKAIQKHNRKPGSNADGLEIGERILVPPVEELEQRYPQLCPKRRAVPPPGARTMPTSSQGGYGGRVYVVAEGDTLFDIARYELGKASRWSEIYELNRGQLGNDYDYLAPGTKLVLPDDVMNSTDNITARPGSQFPR; this is translated from the coding sequence ATGACCGAAGATTTGAAGCAGCATGACGCGGACATCGTCGACGATGCGGACAGCGACAACCCCGCCACGAACGCGGCGCTCGGTCGCGAAGTTCGTTTTGGAATCTCGCTGCTGGCACTTCTGCTGGCCATGCTGGGTGCGGCGCTGTATGTGAAATTGGGAACGCCCGGACTGCCGTGGGCCCGTCACGAAGTGGCGGCCGCCGACGGCAGCGAGCCGGCCGGAGAGCCCCCCGCCACAGAACCCGCACAAGCGTCCGCTGAACCCGAAATGCCGTCTGCTCCGCCGACGCCGGCGCAGGAAGAGACATCGAGCACGAAGCCGCTGTGGGAGAACGATCGCTACGCCGGCCGCGGCGAGGCACAACCACCGGCCGACGCGCCTCTCGCCGTCGGTGAGCAAGCGCCGGCGGCCGATGAAATCCCGCCGGCCGAGATGCCTGCCGCGCCAGCGCTCAATCCTTTTGCCGTCGTCGATTCGGCCGCGCAAGGGCCGATCGATCAAGTTTCGGCCGAGACAGAAGCGACGCCGGAAGAAGCCATTCCGCAACAGGGCCCCGAGTCCGAGGCGCCGGCGTTCGCGGCGCCTCGCATGGTCGCCGAGGAGCGCACACGCGAAGCTGAAGAGCCAGCCGAAATGCAGCCCGAGACTGAGTTGCCGGCCGACGCTCCCGCCGAGGGTGGTCCATTGGTGCCGCACGACGCCGGCGCCGTTCAGCATGCGGCAGGACAGCAACCGACGCTGGCCGAGCCGCGCAATGCACCCTACGGCCGACCCGGCGCACGCGATCGCTATGCCAACGCGCCTCCGCCGCATTCGAACATGCAGGGCGTTCCGGCCGAAGACAGCCTGCGCGCGAGTCCTTCGGTCGAACACACGCCATTGCACAACCCGCTGGCACAGCGCTGGAATTCGCCGGGCGCCGCCCCGGCCGACGACCCGTACAGCACGCCGCTGGAGCGTGAGTTGCAAAACGCACGCACGCCAGGCCACACCGGGCAGCCGCAGCACACACCGCCGCCAGCCGGCATGAGCGAGCTCGACGCGCCGGCCGCGGAATTCGCCGCGCCGCAGGACGACATCTCGCGGCATCAACATCATCCGGCGCACGTTCCCACGCCCGACGGCACATATGCCGTGGTACCGAATGACAGCTTCTGGACGATCTCGCAAAAGGTTTACTGCACCGGCGGCTACTTCAAAGCGATTCAAAAGCACAATCGCAAGCCGGGCAGCAACGCCGATGGCCTCGAGATCGGCGAGCGGATCCTGGTGCCGCCGGTCGAGGAACTCGAACAGCGTTATCCGCAGCTGTGCCCCAAGCGCCGCGCGGTGCCGCCGCCGGGCGCGCGGACGATGCCCACCAGTTCGCAAGGGGGCTACGGCGGCCGGGTGTACGTTGTCGCCGAAGGGGACACGCTGTTCGATATCGCCCGTTATGAATTGGGCAAGGCTTCGCGTTGGTCCGAGATCTACGAACTGAATCGCGGGCAGCTCGGCAACGATTATGATTACTTAGCGCCCGGCACAAAGCTCGTGCTGCCGGACGACGTGATGAACTCGACCGACAACATCACGGCCCGCCCGGGATCGCAATTCCCGCGGTAA